A genomic window from Pseudomonadales bacterium includes:
- a CDS encoding SDR family NAD(P)-dependent oxidoreductase yields the protein MSEFEGKVVLVTGAAGALGAAVVDFFAAAGALVVQFDVVAIHNGHPSRICDLTDVDACRQAVDAVIAEFGPVSVLANIAGGFAMGERVHETTDKTWDFLMGLNARSVLNMARAVIPGMLKNTTATGIGGARGKVVNIGAGAGQKAGGRMGAYSASKSVVIRLTEAMADELKGEGINVNCVLPSIIDTPRNRADMPDADFDAWVTPAAMARVIGFLASGAADPLHGVALPVSGLS from the coding sequence ATGAGTGAATTCGAAGGCAAAGTCGTCCTGGTGACCGGCGCCGCCGGTGCGCTGGGCGCAGCAGTGGTGGATTTCTTCGCAGCCGCCGGTGCTCTGGTAGTGCAGTTCGATGTCGTGGCGATTCACAACGGTCATCCGAGCCGGATCTGCGATCTGACCGACGTGGATGCCTGCCGCCAGGCCGTGGACGCCGTCATCGCCGAGTTCGGGCCGGTGTCCGTGCTCGCCAACATTGCCGGCGGCTTCGCCATGGGTGAACGGGTGCACGAGACCACAGACAAAACCTGGGACTTCCTCATGGGCCTGAACGCCCGCTCAGTGCTTAACATGGCCCGAGCCGTGATTCCCGGCATGCTGAAGAACACCACCGCAACCGGCATCGGCGGCGCCCGCGGTAAAGTCGTCAACATCGGCGCCGGTGCCGGCCAGAAGGCCGGTGGCCGCATGGGGGCCTACAGCGCCTCGAAAAGCGTGGTCATCCGCCTCACCGAAGCCATGGCCGACGAGCTCAAAGGGGAAGGCATCAACGTCAACTGCGTGCTGCCCAGCATCATCGACACCCCGCGCAACCGCGCCGACATGCCGGATGCGGACTTCGATGCCTGGGTTACGCCGGCCGCAATGGCCAGGGTGATCGGTTTCCTCGCCTCCGGTGCGGCGGATCCGCTTCATGGGGTGGCGTTGCCGGTGTCCGGTCTCAGCTAG
- a CDS encoding cistern family PEP-CTERM protein, whose amino-acid sequence MAVSKSVQVAGVKGLTGGLRLLSRRCVAFLVAAGFLGMALPSHAVIIQIGDTSGNNGTAVSGELDFSVSNIGTNLYRMSFSIDNTSNTGVGGSAFNNVRLTGVAFDTLGSIVMVSTPTGWRAQTDGTATLPGEASTFDACFFSGPNCGAGGNGGLLASAGSLSGFSVSFSLNGFANNAGNVQSALLAGFNSGQLAACMRFIAIPGSGPGAGNGSGSDVACNGGSTVSVPEPGTLVLLGTGLLGVGLFRRRRTT is encoded by the coding sequence TTGGCAGTTTCGAAAAGCGTGCAGGTCGCCGGAGTGAAGGGTCTGACAGGGGGGCTGCGATTGCTGTCTCGCAGGTGCGTCGCGTTTCTAGTGGCAGCGGGCTTTCTGGGGATGGCGCTGCCTTCCCATGCGGTGATTATTCAGATCGGTGATACCTCCGGCAACAACGGCACGGCGGTGTCCGGAGAACTGGACTTTTCCGTGTCGAACATCGGCACCAACCTCTATCGGATGAGCTTCTCGATCGACAACACCAGCAATACCGGCGTCGGCGGCAGTGCTTTCAACAATGTGCGTCTGACCGGTGTCGCCTTCGACACCCTGGGCTCAATCGTCATGGTGTCTACACCAACCGGTTGGAGGGCGCAGACAGACGGTACCGCTACGCTTCCGGGTGAAGCCTCCACATTCGATGCCTGTTTCTTCTCCGGTCCGAACTGCGGTGCAGGGGGCAATGGTGGACTGCTGGCATCCGCAGGCTCGCTGAGCGGCTTTTCCGTTAGTTTCTCACTGAACGGCTTCGCCAATAACGCCGGAAACGTGCAGTCTGCGCTGCTGGCAGGCTTCAACAGCGGCCAGTTGGCGGCCTGTATGAGATTCATTGCGATTCCCGGTTCAGGTCCGGGTGCGGGTAATGGATCGGGCTCGGATGTTGCCTGCAATGGCGGGTCCACGGTTTCCGTTCCTGAGCCGGGCACACTGGTCCTGCTTGGCACCGGACTGCTCGGGGTCGGTCTCTTCCGCCGTCGTCGAACCACCTGA
- a CDS encoding flavin reductase family protein — MSRIDAREFRTVLGQFCTGVVIATGCVDGEPAGFAAQSFTSLSLDPPLIALCPAKTSTSWPRLRASGSFCVNVLRADQQSLCDLFARSGIDKFDGLDWRPGITGSPVLSGVVAYVDCDLEAEHEAGDHTIAVGRVRDIYILDPESPPLLFFRGRYGSFTPDLS, encoded by the coding sequence ATGTCACGGATCGATGCCCGGGAGTTCCGCACGGTGCTGGGCCAGTTCTGTACCGGGGTGGTGATCGCGACCGGTTGTGTGGACGGTGAGCCGGCCGGCTTCGCCGCTCAGTCCTTCACTTCCCTGTCACTGGATCCTCCACTGATCGCACTGTGTCCTGCAAAGACCAGTACCAGCTGGCCCAGGCTGCGCGCATCGGGCAGCTTCTGTGTCAATGTGCTCCGTGCCGACCAGCAGTCACTGTGCGATCTCTTTGCCCGCAGCGGCATCGACAAATTCGACGGCCTCGACTGGCGGCCGGGGATTACCGGCTCGCCGGTGCTCTCAGGTGTCGTGGCCTACGTGGATTGCGACCTCGAGGCGGAACACGAGGCGGGTGACCATACCATCGCCGTGGGTCGGGTGCGGGACATATACATTCTCGACCCGGAATCCCCGCCGCTGCTGTTCTTTCGCGGGCGGTACGGTTCCTTCACGCCTGATTTGAGTTGA
- a CDS encoding acyl-CoA dehydrogenase family protein — MTDLSAFRKEVSTWLEENCPASMRTPMTEEETVWGGRREPFVNPDSRVWLERMAERGWTCPTWPREYGGGGLSAEENKILEQEMRRINARPALQSFGIWMLGPALLEFATHEQKLTYLPPICRGEIRWCQGYSEPGSGSDLASLKTRAEDKGDYYLVNGSKIWTSYADQADWIFCLVRTDLSAPKHEGISFLLFDMESPGVSTTPIGLISGSSPFCQTFFDNVKVPKDHLVGELNRGWTIAKRLLQHERQMISGIGGISALGGSGRNLEDIAREYAGEQDGRISDPALRGDVIRHRMNDHAFQFTLQRAGDEAKAGKADGNLASIFKYYGTEQNKRKYELLLDTMGSQAVGWEGDGFSARELNTTRQWLRSKANSIEGGTSEVQLNVIAKRVLGLPD, encoded by the coding sequence ATGACCGATCTGAGCGCATTCCGCAAAGAAGTCAGCACCTGGCTGGAAGAGAACTGTCCGGCCTCCATGCGCACTCCCATGACCGAGGAAGAAACCGTGTGGGGCGGGCGCCGGGAGCCCTTTGTGAATCCGGATTCGAGGGTCTGGCTCGAGCGCATGGCAGAGCGCGGCTGGACCTGCCCCACCTGGCCCAGAGAGTACGGCGGCGGTGGCCTCTCGGCGGAGGAAAACAAGATACTCGAGCAGGAGATGCGCCGCATCAACGCCCGGCCGGCTTTGCAGAGTTTCGGGATCTGGATGCTCGGGCCGGCACTGCTCGAGTTCGCCACTCACGAGCAGAAACTCACTTACCTGCCACCCATCTGCCGCGGAGAGATCCGCTGGTGTCAGGGTTATTCCGAACCCGGTTCCGGCTCGGATCTCGCCAGCCTGAAAACCCGGGCGGAAGATAAGGGTGACTATTACCTGGTGAACGGTTCGAAGATCTGGACCTCCTATGCCGACCAGGCGGACTGGATCTTCTGTCTCGTGCGCACGGACTTGAGCGCGCCGAAACATGAAGGCATCAGCTTCCTGCTTTTCGACATGGAGTCACCCGGGGTGAGCACCACTCCCATCGGTCTCATCAGCGGGTCTTCGCCTTTCTGTCAGACCTTTTTCGACAATGTGAAGGTCCCCAAAGATCATCTGGTGGGAGAACTCAACAGAGGCTGGACAATCGCGAAACGCCTGCTGCAGCACGAACGGCAGATGATTTCCGGCATTGGAGGTATTTCCGCCCTTGGTGGCTCAGGTCGAAACCTCGAAGATATTGCCCGTGAGTATGCGGGTGAGCAGGACGGCCGCATCAGCGACCCTGCCCTGCGCGGCGACGTGATCCGCCACCGGATGAACGACCACGCTTTTCAATTCACGCTGCAGCGCGCGGGAGACGAGGCGAAGGCCGGCAAGGCTGATGGCAACCTTGCCAGCATCTTCAAGTACTACGGCACCGAGCAGAACAAGCGTAAATACGAACTGCTGCTCGACACCATGGGCAGTCAGGCGGTGGGCTGGGAAGGCGATGGCTTCAGCGCCCGGGAGCTCAACACCACCCGTCAGTGGCTGCGTTCCAAGGCCAACTCCATCGAAGGTGGCACCAGTGAGGTGCAGCTCAATGTGATCGCCAAACGTGTGCTCGGACTGCCGGACTGA
- a CDS encoding LemA family protein codes for METIVVLVVIAAIAFWIASIYNKLVTLKNRFKNAFSQIEVQLKRRYDLIPNLVETAKAYMSHERETLEAVIAARNQAMAGLQAAARDPANADAIRQLGSAEGALGGALGRLSVVMEAYPDLKANQNMMQLSEELTTTENKVAFSRQAYNDQVTEYNTYKQTFPPVLFANLFGHVGEAALLEYEDREAMQAAPKVSFN; via the coding sequence ATGGAAACTATTGTCGTCCTCGTGGTGATCGCTGCGATCGCCTTCTGGATCGCCAGCATCTACAACAAGCTCGTGACCCTGAAGAACCGCTTCAAGAACGCTTTCTCCCAGATCGAAGTACAGCTCAAGCGTCGCTACGACCTGATTCCCAACCTGGTCGAAACTGCCAAGGCGTACATGAGCCACGAGCGCGAGACCCTCGAAGCGGTGATCGCTGCAAGGAACCAGGCGATGGCGGGATTGCAGGCTGCCGCCAGAGACCCGGCAAACGCAGATGCCATCAGGCAGCTCGGCAGTGCGGAAGGTGCGCTGGGTGGCGCTCTGGGCAGACTGAGTGTGGTGATGGAGGCCTATCCGGACCTCAAGGCCAACCAGAACATGATGCAGCTGTCCGAGGAGCTCACCACCACGGAAAACAAGGTGGCCTTCTCGCGCCAGGCTTATAACGACCAGGTAACCGAGTACAACACCTACAAGCAGACGTTCCCACCGGTGCTGTTCGCCAACCTGTTCGGCCATGTCGGCGAGGCCGCACTGCTCGAGTACGAAGATCGGGAAGCGATGCAGGCGGCGCCCAAGGTATCTTTCAACTGA
- a CDS encoding M48 family metallopeptidase codes for MNFFQAQDDARRKTFRLAVLFGAAVISLVVLTNLLVAAVFLWTRNYAYPQPMSLPDLLGQLPLATWLFITTGVVGLIAVASLYKFLMLRGGGRAVAESLGGRPLGYDTLDLPARRLLNVVEEMAIASGVPVPPVYLIDEPSINAFAAGFSPDDAVIGINRGTLDHLSRDELQGVIAHEFSHILNGDMRLNLRLIAVLHGIVFLSMIGYGILRGSAFSGRRRSSGGGLPILLLGVGLLVIGYSGTFFGNLIRSAVSRQREYLADAAAVQFTRNPSGIAGALKKIGGLSSGSRIDLPAAAEASHMFFGQVRTLFLNSLMATHPPLERRIRAIDPAWDGRFPRTMATPGEGQTDALQADRERPVAAFAGSVDTPTAPASAPGAATSPGDPGAPARVVDSVGRLDASALDAARTLIAGTDDRLRAAAHDPWGCRALLYALLLADDSAHRERQLSFLKEHADNGVPDLLDALWPLTRHLDDPHRLLLVEMAIPALKSLSHPQYQRFIGNLIGLIKSDRVIDLFEWVLHRLLLKEVTAHFEDHRPVRVRHRKMKTVHRETSELLSALARSGNEGDAAAQQRAYTAGAATLEIELPFDPNHDPNFMRLNAAISVLRTLAPLVKPRLIKACAATALDDERISAREGALLQGVAAALDCPLPPSIYSASR; via the coding sequence GTGAATTTCTTCCAGGCCCAGGACGACGCCAGGCGCAAGACCTTCCGTCTCGCGGTGCTTTTCGGCGCCGCGGTGATCTCGCTGGTGGTGCTCACCAACCTGCTGGTCGCCGCCGTCTTCCTGTGGACGCGAAATTACGCTTATCCACAACCGATGAGCCTTCCCGACCTGCTCGGTCAGCTGCCCCTGGCAACCTGGCTGTTCATAACCACCGGCGTGGTGGGTCTGATCGCGGTCGCGAGTCTCTACAAATTTCTCATGCTGCGGGGCGGCGGCCGCGCAGTTGCCGAATCTCTCGGTGGTCGGCCCCTGGGATACGACACCCTGGATCTGCCGGCCCGGCGCCTGCTCAATGTGGTCGAAGAAATGGCCATCGCCTCCGGCGTGCCGGTACCACCCGTTTACCTGATCGACGAACCCAGCATCAACGCCTTTGCCGCCGGATTCAGTCCCGATGATGCGGTGATCGGCATCAACCGCGGCACGCTGGACCATCTGAGCCGGGACGAGCTGCAGGGCGTGATCGCCCATGAGTTCAGCCACATCCTGAATGGCGATATGCGACTGAATCTGCGCCTGATTGCCGTTCTTCACGGCATCGTGTTCTTAAGCATGATCGGCTACGGCATTCTGCGCGGCAGCGCTTTTTCCGGTCGTCGCCGTTCGTCGGGTGGCGGCCTGCCGATTCTGCTGCTCGGTGTGGGGCTGCTTGTCATCGGTTACTCGGGTACCTTCTTCGGTAACCTCATCCGATCCGCTGTGAGCCGTCAGCGTGAATACCTCGCAGACGCCGCAGCAGTGCAGTTCACCCGCAATCCTTCGGGTATTGCGGGTGCACTGAAGAAAATCGGCGGACTCAGCAGTGGCTCCCGCATCGATCTGCCGGCCGCCGCCGAGGCGAGCCATATGTTTTTCGGTCAGGTACGCACCCTGTTCCTGAACTCACTGATGGCCACCCATCCCCCTCTGGAACGACGCATCAGGGCGATCGATCCGGCCTGGGACGGCCGCTTTCCCCGGACCATGGCGACGCCCGGCGAAGGCCAGACGGATGCACTGCAGGCAGACAGGGAAAGACCGGTTGCTGCCTTCGCAGGCTCGGTCGACACACCCACCGCCCCGGCATCGGCGCCGGGAGCTGCAACCTCGCCGGGGGATCCGGGCGCACCGGCTCGGGTTGTCGACAGCGTGGGTCGCCTCGATGCATCCGCTCTGGATGCCGCACGCACACTGATTGCTGGCACAGACGACCGGCTCAGAGCAGCCGCCCACGACCCCTGGGGCTGCCGCGCGCTGCTCTATGCGCTGCTGCTTGCCGATGATTCCGCCCATCGTGAGCGTCAACTCAGCTTCCTCAAGGAGCACGCGGATAACGGTGTCCCCGACCTGCTGGATGCCCTCTGGCCACTGACCCGGCATCTGGACGATCCGCACAGACTGCTGCTGGTGGAGATGGCCATTCCTGCGTTGAAGTCACTCTCCCATCCGCAGTATCAGCGCTTCATCGGTAATCTGATCGGGCTGATCAAGTCTGATCGGGTGATTGACCTCTTCGAGTGGGTCCTGCACCGGCTGCTGCTGAAGGAAGTGACCGCGCATTTCGAAGACCATCGACCGGTACGGGTCCGGCATCGAAAAATGAAGACCGTACACAGAGAAACATCCGAGCTGCTCTCTGCGCTTGCACGCTCAGGAAACGAAGGTGATGCTGCCGCCCAGCAGCGTGCCTACACGGCTGGTGCGGCCACCCTGGAGATTGAGTTGCCCTTTGATCCGAACCACGATCCGAACTTCATGCGACTCAACGCCGCGATCAGCGTCCTGCGAACCCTCGCACCCCTGGTCAAGCCCCGGCTCATCAAGGCCTGCGCGGCTACCGCTCTCGACGATGAGCGGATCTCCGCCCGGGAAGGCGCCCTGCTGCAGGGCGTTGCGGCCGCACTCGACTGCCCGCTGCCGCCCTCTATCTACAGCGCTTCGCGATGA
- a CDS encoding Ppx/GppA phosphatase family protein → MTEAEAPQERQLAALDLGSNSFHLLVVQESAGRIQVVDKLREMVRIADGLDEDNQLDPKVAERALDCLVRFGQRLRELEPENIRIVGTNTLRRARNSADFIKRAEALLGAKVEIISGREEARLIYLGVSHALEDNADRRLVIDIGGGSTELILGRHSRAERMESLYMGCVGITRAHFSDGRLRGSQFKAAIASARQELEPIEQSYREAGWDTVIGASGTILTAQTILGELLPGGSGITLKALHHLREVIQEAKSIDRLNLPGLPSERAPVFAGGLAVLIGVFESLGIEQMQATSGALREGLIQDMLGRVHHQDVREGSVQDLSRRYHVDQAHARRVRESAIELLAQAARDWQLTEAEDRLLLGWAAELHEIGMDIAHSQYHKHGEYLLNNMDMQGFSRLDQHYLAMLVRTHRRKFPTDLPDMNDRLIHLSVLLRISVVLHRSRSTSPLPHINLRVGPKKIELGFPHGWLDDHPLTRLDIEQETRYLKPVGLELSIAG, encoded by the coding sequence ATGACAGAAGCAGAAGCCCCGCAGGAGCGGCAGCTGGCCGCACTGGATCTGGGTTCCAACAGTTTCCATCTGCTGGTGGTCCAGGAGTCCGCAGGGCGCATCCAGGTGGTGGACAAGCTCCGGGAGATGGTCCGCATCGCCGACGGCCTCGACGAAGACAACCAGCTCGACCCCAAAGTCGCGGAGCGCGCCCTCGACTGCCTGGTACGCTTCGGGCAGAGACTGCGCGAGCTGGAGCCGGAAAATATCCGGATTGTCGGCACCAATACCCTGCGCCGTGCGCGCAATTCGGCTGATTTCATCAAACGTGCGGAAGCACTGCTTGGCGCCAAGGTGGAGATCATTTCCGGACGGGAAGAGGCACGCCTCATCTATCTGGGTGTGTCCCATGCGCTGGAAGACAACGCGGACCGACGCCTGGTGATCGACATCGGTGGCGGCAGCACCGAGCTGATCCTGGGTAGACATTCCCGGGCGGAGCGCATGGAGAGTCTCTACATGGGCTGTGTGGGAATCACCCGCGCGCACTTTTCCGACGGGCGGCTGCGCGGCAGTCAGTTCAAGGCAGCGATCGCCTCCGCGCGTCAGGAACTGGAGCCCATCGAGCAGAGCTACCGGGAGGCCGGGTGGGACACCGTCATCGGTGCATCAGGCACCATTCTCACCGCCCAGACCATCCTCGGCGAACTGCTGCCCGGAGGCTCAGGCATCACACTCAAAGCCCTGCACCATCTCCGCGAAGTCATTCAGGAAGCAAAGTCCATCGACAGGCTCAACCTGCCGGGTCTGCCTTCAGAACGTGCTCCGGTATTCGCCGGCGGACTCGCGGTGCTGATCGGCGTGTTCGAATCCTTAGGCATCGAACAGATGCAGGCAACCAGCGGCGCACTTCGGGAGGGACTCATTCAGGACATGCTGGGCCGCGTGCATCATCAGGATGTGCGCGAAGGCAGCGTGCAGGATCTCTCCCGCCGTTATCACGTGGACCAGGCACATGCCCGCAGAGTGCGGGAATCGGCCATCGAACTGCTTGCCCAGGCCGCCCGGGACTGGCAGCTGACCGAAGCGGAAGATCGCCTGCTGCTGGGCTGGGCTGCGGAACTGCACGAGATCGGCATGGACATCGCCCACAGCCAGTACCACAAGCACGGCGAATATCTTCTCAACAACATGGACATGCAGGGATTTTCGCGCCTCGACCAGCACTACCTTGCCATGCTGGTACGCACCCATCGCCGGAAGTTTCCGACCGATCTGCCGGATATGAACGATCGCCTGATCCACCTCTCGGTACTGCTGCGGATCAGTGTGGTGCTGCACCGGAGCCGCAGCACCAGTCCCTTACCCCACATCAATCTGCGGGTTGGCCCGAAGAAAATCGAACTGGGCTTTCCGCACGGCTGGCTGGACGATCACCCGCTCACCCGCCTGGATATCGAACAGGAGACCCGCTATCTGAAGCCGGTCGGACTGGAGCTGTCTATCGCCGGCTGA
- the ppk1 gene encoding polyphosphate kinase 1 translates to MSGNTAATRSSKAKSTSWGWAVRKTSSRLMALPLSEFPHGADAKLCGREQCTHRPDLGCRQLNRCREHTRQMEADLTRPELYINRELSLLEFNRRVLAQSRDEGIPLLERLKFLCIANSVLDEFFEIRVAGLKQQEAYGATQRGPDNLSPTEQLRQLRPIAEKLVAEQYRILNEVLLPQLDLQGIRLLDRKVWNPKQQQWLKRFFNRELAPIISPIALDPAHPFPQPLNKSLTFIVDLEGDDAYGRRSGRAIVQAPRALPRVIRLPESCAQSEYEFVLLSSVIEAHVDVLFSGMTAAGCYQFRVTRNSDLFVDLEEVDDLLRALEGELPSRRFGDAVRLEVADDCPEELMAFLAAQFRLTREDVYRCSGPVNLMRLAAIPDLVERGELKYPGFTPKVPERLRGSADIFESIREGDILLLHPFESFAPFIDFLRQAAADPQVLSIRQTLYRTGLDSAVVEALTSAAASGKEVLVVIELRARFDEEANIELANHLQSVGVQVVYGVVGHKTHAKMSMVIRREGRSLRRYVHLGTGNYHQRTTRLYTDYGLFTCDPDMGEDVQQLFQQLTSMGKAGRLKKLLQSPFTLHKSIIGMIEQEADRARAGERAYLYAKMNSLIEPQVIQALYRASQAGVKIDLVVRGICSLRPRVKGVSDNIQVRSIIGRFLEHTRVFYFQNGEQPRLYLSSADWMGRNFFNRVETCFPIENEALRSRILRECRYYLSDNCQAWLLGADGGYEQIQPGTAKKRSAQEALLAELAGD, encoded by the coding sequence ATGTCCGGAAATACGGCTGCCACCCGCTCGTCAAAGGCGAAATCGACGAGCTGGGGCTGGGCGGTGCGGAAAACGTCGTCGCGGCTCATGGCACTTCCATTGTCAGAATTTCCTCATGGTGCGGATGCTAAGCTGTGCGGTCGCGAGCAATGCACCCACCGGCCTGACCTGGGGTGCCGCCAGTTAAACAGGTGCAGGGAGCACACCCGCCAGATGGAAGCTGATCTCACACGTCCGGAACTTTACATCAATCGAGAGCTGTCTCTGCTCGAATTCAACCGTCGCGTGCTTGCCCAGTCCCGGGACGAAGGTATCCCGCTGCTGGAACGGTTGAAGTTTCTGTGTATTGCGAATTCGGTGCTGGATGAATTTTTCGAGATCCGGGTCGCCGGTCTCAAACAGCAGGAAGCCTACGGGGCCACCCAGCGTGGTCCGGACAATCTGTCTCCCACAGAGCAGTTGCGCCAGCTGCGCCCGATTGCCGAGAAACTGGTGGCGGAGCAGTACCGGATCCTCAATGAAGTGCTGCTGCCACAGCTCGATCTGCAGGGCATCCGGCTGCTCGATCGAAAGGTCTGGAATCCGAAACAGCAGCAGTGGCTGAAGCGTTTCTTCAATCGTGAGCTGGCGCCGATCATCAGTCCGATCGCACTGGATCCCGCGCATCCCTTTCCCCAGCCGCTGAACAAGAGCCTGACCTTCATCGTCGATCTTGAAGGTGACGATGCCTACGGACGTCGCAGCGGCCGGGCCATCGTGCAGGCACCCCGGGCGCTGCCCCGGGTGATCCGGCTGCCGGAAAGCTGCGCTCAGTCAGAATACGAATTCGTGCTGCTGTCTTCGGTGATCGAGGCACATGTGGATGTGCTGTTTTCCGGCATGACCGCCGCGGGCTGCTACCAGTTCAGAGTGACCCGCAACAGCGATCTGTTTGTGGATCTCGAAGAAGTGGACGATCTGCTGAGGGCACTGGAGGGTGAGCTGCCATCCCGGCGCTTCGGCGATGCGGTGCGGCTTGAAGTGGCCGATGACTGCCCTGAAGAACTGATGGCCTTCCTGGCAGCCCAGTTCCGCCTTACCCGGGAAGACGTGTACCGCTGCAGTGGTCCGGTGAATCTGATGCGGCTGGCGGCCATACCCGACCTGGTGGAACGGGGAGAGCTCAAATATCCAGGCTTCACCCCGAAAGTACCGGAACGCCTGCGCGGCAGTGCCGACATCTTCGAGTCCATCCGTGAAGGCGACATCCTGCTGCTGCATCCCTTCGAGTCTTTCGCGCCTTTCATCGACTTTCTGCGCCAGGCTGCGGCCGATCCCCAGGTGCTTTCCATCCGCCAGACACTTTATCGCACGGGCCTGGATTCAGCGGTAGTTGAAGCGCTGACCAGCGCTGCGGCCAGCGGCAAGGAAGTGCTGGTGGTAATCGAGTTACGCGCGCGCTTCGATGAGGAAGCCAATATCGAACTGGCCAACCACCTGCAGAGTGTCGGCGTGCAGGTGGTCTACGGTGTGGTCGGACACAAAACCCACGCCAAGATGAGCATGGTGATCCGGCGGGAAGGGCGCAGTCTGCGACGCTATGTGCATCTGGGTACCGGCAACTATCATCAGCGCACTACCCGCCTCTACACGGATTACGGGCTTTTCACCTGTGATCCGGATATGGGTGAAGACGTGCAGCAGCTCTTCCAGCAGCTCACTTCCATGGGCAAGGCCGGTCGGCTGAAGAAGCTGCTGCAGTCACCCTTCACGCTGCATAAGTCGATCATCGGCATGATTGAGCAGGAGGCGGATCGTGCAAGAGCGGGAGAGCGTGCCTACCTCTATGCGAAGATGAATTCGCTCATCGAGCCCCAGGTGATCCAGGCGCTCTACCGCGCCTCCCAGGCCGGGGTAAAGATCGATCTGGTCGTGCGCGGTATCTGCTCGCTGCGGCCGCGGGTGAAGGGCGTGTCGGATAACATTCAGGTGCGTTCCATCATCGGGCGTTTTCTCGAACACACCCGGGTGTTCTATTTCCAGAATGGCGAACAGCCCCGCCTCTATCTCTCCAGCGCAGACTGGATGGGCAGAAATTTCTTCAACCGTGTGGAAACCTGTTTTCCGATAGAAAACGAAGCGCTGCGCAGCCGCATCCTGCGGGAGTGCCGCTACTACCTTTCCGACAACTGTCAGGCGTGGCTGCTCGGCGCGGATGGCGGTTATGAGCAGATCCAGCCGGGTACTGCAAAAAAACGCAGTGCGCAGGAAGCCCTGCTGGCTGAACTCGCCGGCGACTGA
- the cmoA gene encoding carboxy-S-adenosyl-L-methionine synthase CmoA translates to MSRDDVFRTAQPQLVDFAFDERVAAVFPDMIRRSVPGYELVVPMSGLLAARQLTGSPTPLVYDLGCSLGATAIATLRAADALGIEAIRIRAVDDSRDMLDRAQTLIDDHRVEFIEADVRQLPLEPCAAVLMNFVLQFIPPEDRTGLLRKIHDSLAPEGALILAEKVRSDDPEEQAFNDAAHLDFKRANGYSELEISRKRSALERVMIVDTPAAHMKRFAAAGFTRCRQWYTCLNWAAFIVQP, encoded by the coding sequence ATGAGCCGCGACGACGTTTTCCGCACCGCCCAGCCCCAGCTCGTCGATTTCGCCTTTGACGAGCGGGTGGCAGCCGTATTTCCGGACATGATCCGTCGCTCGGTACCGGGATACGAACTGGTGGTGCCGATGAGCGGATTGCTGGCTGCCCGCCAGTTGACCGGCTCCCCTACGCCGCTCGTCTACGATCTCGGCTGCTCCCTGGGCGCCACCGCCATCGCCACCCTGCGCGCTGCCGACGCGCTCGGCATCGAGGCAATCCGTATCCGCGCAGTAGACGATTCCCGCGACATGCTCGATCGGGCCCAGACCCTGATCGACGATCACCGGGTCGAGTTCATCGAGGCGGACGTGCGCCAGCTCCCCCTGGAACCCTGCGCTGCGGTGCTGATGAACTTTGTACTGCAGTTTATCCCACCGGAAGACCGGACCGGCCTGCTGCGGAAAATCCATGACAGCCTCGCTCCCGAGGGCGCCCTCATCCTCGCCGAAAAGGTCCGCAGTGATGACCCTGAGGAACAGGCCTTCAACGACGCGGCACATCTGGATTTCAAGCGCGCAAACGGCTACTCGGAACTGGAGATCAGCCGTAAACGCAGTGCACTGGAGCGGGTAATGATCGTCGACACCCCCGCAGCGCACATGAAACGCTTCGCCGCGGCCGGCTTTACCCGCTGCCGACAGTGGTACACCTGCCTGAACTGGGCAGCGTTTATTGTGCAGCCTTGA